The Chanos chanos chromosome 6, fChaCha1.1, whole genome shotgun sequence genome includes a region encoding these proteins:
- the erc2 gene encoding ERC protein 2: MYGSARTVGHIEGSPARSPRLPRSPRLGHRRANSGGGGGGKTLSMENIQSLNAAYATSGPMYLSDHEGVASTATYPKGTMTLGRATSRAMYGGRVTAMGSSPNIASVGLPHADLLSYSDLGSLSLLHHHHQGTPSALLRQVVRGGGGELLELQAQLREMQRENELLRRELDLKDSKLGSSTNSIKSFWSPELKKERVMRKEEAARTSVLKEQMRVTHEENQLLDARRTKHLQLTIQALQDELRTQRDLNHLLQQESGNRAGGAEHFTTIELTEENFRRLQAEHDRQAKELFLLRKTLEEMELRIETQKQTLGARDESIKKLLEMLQSKGLPPATGRATEEEEQERARRIAEAEAQLSHLEVILDQKEKENIHLREELHRRNQLHQDPGKTKALQTIIEMKDTKIASLERNIRDLEDEIQMLKANSLLNTEDREEEIKQMEVYKNHSKFMKTKIDQLKQELSKKESELLALQTKLETLNNQNSDCKQHIEVLKESLTAKEQRAAILQTEVDALRLRLEEKESFLNKKTKQLQDLTEEKGTLAGEIRDMKDMLEVKERKINVLQKKIENLQEQLRDKDKQLGNLKDRVKSLQTDSSNTDTALATLEEALSEKERIIERLKEQREREDRERLEEAESYKKENKELKEKVNSLQVELTEKESNLIDLKEHASSLASSGLKKDSKLKSLEIAIEQKKEECSKLETQLQKQAEQLFSQMNNPKAHEVEQQSSRGNPEYVDRVKLLEKEVSFYKEESGKAQAEVERLLEILREVETEKNDKDKKIAELESLAPRQGKDQNKKGPNLKLGPQGDKKGSGQILQDSRKDNPMDNPKMEELMNVLEKTRQELEATKQRLSSTQQSLAERDGHLTNLRQERRKQLEEILEMKQQALLAAISEKDANIALLELSSSNKKKTQEEVMALKREKDRLMHQLKQQTQSRMKLIADNYEDDHYHPHPPHHVQPQPPHPQPQPQPQYPHAPHPQQPPYPHVPHPQHPQPPLQHPHPQPPQPQYPHPPQPQHPQPPGPHQHPPRPQQIQHPHPQHPHPQHPHGPPPQQHPHPQHPHHPTHPGPHAQHPRHPPPHHRGPARGPPHPGHRPSPDQDDEEGIWA, encoded by the exons ATGTACGGAAGTGCGCGAACAGTCGGGCACATCGAGGGCAGCCCTGCACGGTCCCCGCGCCTGCCCAGGTCCCCACGACTGGGTCACAGGAGGGCAAacagtgggggagggggaggtggcAAGACTCTTTCCATGGAAAACATCCAGTCCTTAAACGCAGCTTATGCTACATCCGGCCCCATGTACCTTAGCGATCATGAGGGTGTTGCCTCAACAGCCACATACCCAAAAGGCACTATGACTCTTGGCCGAGCCACTAGCAGGGCCATGTACGGTGGCCGTGTCACTGCAATGGGCAGCAGCCCCAACATTGCTTCTGTAGGACTGCCTCATGCTGACCTGCTCTCCTACAGCGATCTAGGCTCACTCTCCTTGttgcaccaccaccaccagggCACGCCATCAGCGCTGCTGCGGCAGGTGGTGCGGGGTGGTGGGGGAGAGTTGCTGGAGCTACAGGCCCAGCTCAGAGAAATGCAACGGGAGAACGAGCTGCTCAGACGAGAGCTGGACCTGAAAGACAGCAAGTTGGGCTCGTCCACAAACAGCATCAAGAGCTTCTGGAGTCCTGAGCTAAAGAAGGAGCGTGTGATGAGGAAAGAGGAGGCTGCACGTACCTCGGTCCTCAAGGAGCAGATGAGGGTCACCCATGAGGAGAACCAG CTGTTGGATGCCCGGAGAACTAAG CACCTCCAGCTGACAATCCAGGCCCTGCAGGATGAGCTACGGACTCAGCGGGATTTGAACCACCTGTTGCAGCAGGAGAGCGGAAACCGGGCAGGAGGAGCCGAGCACTTCACCACCATCGAGCTGACCGAGGAGAACTTCCGTCGGCTGCAGGCCGAGCATGACCGGCAGGCCAAAGAGCTCTTCCTCCTGAGGAAGACGCTGGAGGAGATGGAGCTACGCATCGAGACGCAGAAACAAACGTTAGGTGCCCGGGATGAGTCCATCAAGAAGCTTCTGGAAATGCTACAGAGTAAAGGCCTGCCGCCGGCCACGGGTCGAgccactgaggaagaggagcaggagagggcTCGTCGTATTGCTGAGGCAGAGGCCCAGCTCAGCCATCTGGAGGTGATCCTGGAccagaaggagaaggagaacatCCACCTGCGGGAG GAATTACATCGGAGAAACCAGTTGCACCAGGACCCTGGCAAAACTAAAGCCCTCCAGACCATTATAGAGATGAAG GATACCAAAATTGCGTCTCTGGAGCGCAACATAAGGGACCTGGAGGACGAGATCCAAATGCTTAAGGCAAACAGCTTATTAAACACAGAGGACCGGGAAGAGGAGATAAAACAGATGGAGGTCTACAAGAACCATTCAAAGTTCATGAAGACAAAG atTGACCAGTTGAAACAGGAGCTTTCTAAGAAGGAGTCAGAGCTTCTTGCACTACAGACTAAACTGGAAACACTCAACAATCAGAACTCAGATTGCAAGCAGCACATTGAAGTTCTCAAAGAGTCCCTCACTGCCAAGGAACAACGTGCTGCTATTCTGCAAACAGAg GTGGATGCTCTTAGACTGCGTCTAGAGGAGAAGGAGTCTTTCCTGAACAAGAAAACCAAACAGCTACAAGATCTCACAGAAGAAAAGGGGACTCTGGCTGGGGAAATTCGGGATATGAAGGACATGCTAGAGGTCAAAGAGAGGAAGATCAATGTCCTGCAGAAGAAA ATTGAGAACCTCCAGGAGCAGttaagagacaaagacaaacagctgGGAAACCTGAAGGACAGAGTGAAATCTCTACAGACAGACTCCAGCAATACTGACACTGCTCTGGCCACCTTGGAGGAGGCACTGTCTGAGAAG GAAAGAATCATTGAACGACTGAAggaacagcgagagagagaagacagagagagactggaggaggcagagtcttataaaaaagagaacaaagaattAAAGGAGAAAGTCAACAGCCTGCAGGTggagctgacagagaaagag TCTAATCTAATTGACCTAAAAGAGCATGCCTCATCACTGGCCTCCTCTGGTCTGAAAAAGGACTCCAAGCTTAAGTCGCTTGAGATTGCCATTgagcagaagaaagaggaaTGTAGTAAGTTGGAGACCCAGTTACAAAAG CAAGCAGAGCAGCTGTTCAGTCAGATGAACAACCCT AAGGCACATGAGGTGGAGCAACAGAGTTCCCGTGGCAACCCTGAATATGTGGACCGGGTCAAACTCCTAGAGAAGGAGGTGTCCTTCTATAAGGAAGAGTCTGGCAAGGCCCAAGCTGAAGTAGAGAGACTGCTGGAGATCCTCCGAgaagtggagacagagaaaaatgacaaggaCAAGAAGATTGCTGAGCTGGAGAG CCTTGCTCCCAG GCAGGGCAAGGACCAAAACAAGAAGGGCCCAAATCTCAAGCTTGGCCCACAAGGGGACAAGAAGGGTAGTGGACAGATCCTGCAAGACTCTCGCAAGGATAATCCCATGGACAACcccaag atggaGGAACTGATGAATGTGTTGGAGAAGACCCGGCAGGAACTGGAAGCTACTAAGCAGCGGCTCTCCTCCACCCAGCAGTCTTTGGCAGAGAGAGACGGTCACCTGACCAACCTGAGGCAAGAGCGCAGGAAACAGCTGGAGGAGATTCTTGAAATGAA ACAACAAGCTCTGCTAGCAGCTATCAGTGAGAAGGATGCTAACATTGCCTTACTAGAGCTGTCCTCATCTAACAAGAAAAAGACCCAGGAGGAAGTGAtggcactgaagagagagaaagacagactgatGCATCAACTCAAACAACAG aCACAGAGTAGGATGAAGCTGATTGCAGACAACTATGAAGATGACCACTaccatccccaccccccccaccatgTCCAACCGCAACCGCCTCATCCTCAGCCCCAGCCCCAGCCTCAATATCCACACGCCCCCCACCCTCAGCAGCCTCCCTACCCTCACGTGCCACACCCACAACACCCTCAGCCTCCCCTCCAACACCCGCACCCCCAACCACCACAACCTCagtacccccacccccctcaaccGCAACACCCTCAGCCCCCCGGTCCACACCAGCACCCTCCACGGCCTCAGCAGATCCAGCATCCCCACCCgcaacacccccaccctcaaCACCCTCATGGCCCACCCCCGCAGCAGCACCCGCACCCTCagcacccccaccaccccacacaTCCCGGTCCACACGCTCAACACCCGCGCCATCCGCCCCCGCATCATCGAGGCCCCGCCCGCGGCCCTCCCCACCCTGGACATCGCCCCTCACCGGATCAG GATGATGAGGAAGGCATTTGGGCATAA